DNA from Ralstonia insidiosa:
CGCTTCTGAGCGTTTTGTACCATTGATCATCCCAAATGTTGCGCCAAATCGGGACAACCGAGCCCGAACCATGCAACACCTGTAAACATACCCATTGTCCGCATAATGTATCTTATGTTAAATGCAATAGGCGACGGTGGCCAAGCATGGTGGCGAACGGAAGCAAATCCATTCACTTCCATGAGGCAATTCTGTTCACATCTCGGCTACATCCAGGGCGTGTGGAACCACTGCTCGAGCTTGCTTCGCTCGAGCCCACAGCTGACTAGCGTTCCTCTTTGTTGATACGTTGATCGTATCGCCTCGCCAATAGCACTTCCAATGCGCTGGCCGCCTCACAGGCCATGGGTTCTACCGTGATGCTCGGCACGCAACTCACCAGCAGATTGCTCGCTTTCCAGCATCCGGAAACCTTCTTTCCATATGAAAACAGGCCATTGCGCCTGCGCAACATCGAACACTGAGTTCAATTCTCTTTATCGCTCAACCACTTAGCGGCCAACGGTGGCGGCGAAATATGGATGCTCCGATTTCTACGTATGCCGCCCCGCATGGTGCGCAGCAGAATGATTTTCAAGCGCAGGACACGCCTTGAGACATGTGTTGAGGCCGGCTGCGCTCACGCATGGATGTCATTCCGTTGGTTGCACAAGCGCAGAGGTGTTCAAGATGAGTCGCAAGGTCAAGGTTGTCGCTGTCTCGGGGAGCGTGCAGAGCCCCTCGCGGACGCTCGCACTGGTTGAACAGTTACTGGCCGCGCTGGCCGAGGTTGTGCCGGTTGATGTTCACCTGATCAAACTTGAAGACCTCGCTCCGGCCATCGGCGGTGTGTCGTATCGCGACCAGTTGCCGGGCACGGTGCAGGCGGAGTTGGCGGCCATCGAATCGGCCGACGTGCTGGTGGTGGCAAGCCCCGTGTACCGCGGCTCCTACACCGGGCTGTTCAAGCACCTCTTCGACCTCGTCCACCACGAAGCCCTGATTGATGTGCCCGTGCTGCTGGCTGCCACCGGTGGCAGCGACCGCCACGCGCTGGTGATCGACCACCAGTTGCGCCCCCTCTTCAGCTTCTTCCAGGCCCGCACGCTGCCACTGGGCGTGTACGCATCGGAGCAGGATTTCAGCGGCTACGAGATCTCCAGCAACGCGCTACGCGAGCGCATTGCACTGGCCGCCGCGCGTGCGCTGCCCCTGCTGACTGCTCCGCGCGCTGATGAAGTGCGCGCCACTCCCGTCGCGCAAGCTGCCTGAAGCGGCCTGCGCAGTTCCGTTCCCCTCCAGCACAGGACCATTGCGATGAGCCAATCTTCTTCCAACGCCGGTATCAAGTTTGCCTATTGGGTTCCGAATGTCAGCGGTGGGCTGGTGGTCAGCACCATCGCCCAGCGCACCGACTGGAGCCTCGAATACAACCAGAAGCTTGCGCAGACAGCGGAGAACGCCGGCTTTGACTACGCACTCAGCCAGATCCGCTTTACCGCCGGCTACGGCGCCGAGCACCAGCACGAATCCGTGTCGTTCAGCCAGGCCATCCTGCACGCCACCACCAAGCTCAAGGTGTTGGCGGCCATCCTGCCGGGGCCGTGGCATCCGGCGGTGGTCGCCAAGCAACTGGCGACCATCGACCACATCTCCAACGGGCGCGTCGCCATCAACGTGGTCAGCGGCTGGTTCAAGGGCGAGTTTCAGGCACTGGGCGAACCGTGGCTGGAGCACGATGAGCGCTATCGCCGCTCCAACGAGTTCATCCGCGTGCTCAAGGGTATCTGGACGCAGGACAAGTTCACCTTCAAGGGCGACTTCTACCGCATCAACGACTACACCCTGAGCCCCAAGCCGCTGCAGAAGCCGCATCCGGAAATCTTCCAGGGCGGCAGCTCGCGCGCTGCGCGCGACAACGCGGCCAGCGTGTCGGACTGGTACTTCACCAACGGCAACACGCCCGAGGGCATCAAAGCGCAGATCGACGACATCCAGGAGAAGGCCCGCGCGAACGGCCACAAAGTCCGCATCGGGGTGAACGCCTTCATCATCGCGCGCGACACCGAAGAAGAGGCCAAGGCCGTGCTGGACGACATCATCAAGCACGCCCACGTGGAAGCCGTCCACGCCTTTGGCGATGCGGTGAAACAGGCTGGCAAGGCCGCGCCCGAAGGTGAAGGTAACTGGGCCAAATCCACCTTCGAAGACCTGGTCCAGTACAACGATGGCTTCCGCACCAATCTGATCGGCACGCCTCAGCAGATTGCCGAGCGCATCGTCCACCTGAAGTCGATTGGCGTGGACCTTGTGCTCGCGGGCTTCCTCCACTTCATCGAGGAAGTCGAGTACTTCGGCCGCAAGGTGCTGCCGCTGGTGCGCGAATTGGAGGCCAAGGCCGCCAGCGCCAACACCAGCGCCCTCGAGCCGGAGCCTGCCGCGTCCGTCGCTTGATCTGAACCCCCGCACTTTCCCCCAACGCGCCAGCTCGTGCGAGCCGGCGCGGGGGAGTCGTGTTGCCTGTCGCTTTGCGGAGACCCGCCATGCCTCACACGTCGCCTGAACTGGCCGTACCGCCGCCGCTTGCACGCGGCACCGCTGCGCATGGCGCGGACGAACCGCAACTTGTGCGAGCCATCGCGTCCAGCACCTCCAGCTCAGCAAAGGCTGTCGCACCGGCGCTCAGGCTGTCGGGCATCACGCTGTCATTCGGCGGCATTCAGGCGCTCAGCGGCATCGACCTGACGGTGGCACAGGGGGAGATTCGCGCCATCATCGGGCCCAACGGCGCGGGCAAGAGCTCGCTCGTCAACGTCATCAGTGGGCTGTACCGGCCCGATGGCGGCGGCATCTCGTTGGACGGCCGAGCCTTTGCCAAGGTATCGCCCGCACAGTTGGCAGGCCTAGGGGTCGCGCGCACGTTTCAGAACCTGGCGCTA
Protein-coding regions in this window:
- the msuE gene encoding FMN reductase, producing the protein MSRKVKVVAVSGSVQSPSRTLALVEQLLAALAEVVPVDVHLIKLEDLAPAIGGVSYRDQLPGTVQAELAAIESADVLVVASPVYRGSYTGLFKHLFDLVHHEALIDVPVLLAATGGSDRHALVIDHQLRPLFSFFQARTLPLGVYASEQDFSGYEISSNALRERIALAAARALPLLTAPRADEVRATPVAQAA
- the sfnG gene encoding dimethylsulfone monooxygenase SfnG, with product MSQSSSNAGIKFAYWVPNVSGGLVVSTIAQRTDWSLEYNQKLAQTAENAGFDYALSQIRFTAGYGAEHQHESVSFSQAILHATTKLKVLAAILPGPWHPAVVAKQLATIDHISNGRVAINVVSGWFKGEFQALGEPWLEHDERYRRSNEFIRVLKGIWTQDKFTFKGDFYRINDYTLSPKPLQKPHPEIFQGGSSRAARDNAASVSDWYFTNGNTPEGIKAQIDDIQEKARANGHKVRIGVNAFIIARDTEEEAKAVLDDIIKHAHVEAVHAFGDAVKQAGKAAPEGEGNWAKSTFEDLVQYNDGFRTNLIGTPQQIAERIVHLKSIGVDLVLAGFLHFIEEVEYFGRKVLPLVRELEAKAASANTSALEPEPAASVA